The following is a genomic window from bacterium.
CACGGCCAGGATGAGGTTGTCGGCTTCGGGCCGGTCCTTGATCACCCGGACCTCGCCCTCGACGATCATGTACAGCCCCTTGCCGGCCATGTTTTCCTCGACGATGCGCTGGCCGGCGGTGAACCGCTCGCGCTCGAGGTGCTCGGACAGTAAGCGGAGCTCACCCTCCTCCATGGATTCAAAGAACTGGAACTTTTTCAGGGCGTCTATGGCATTCATGGAATCCCCCGCGGGTTTAAGCGAAGGAATCATACCAGAAAGAGCGGCCTTTGGCACCCCTTGACCTCGCGCCGGGAGGCGTCCTATCATCTCAATCCATTGACCGCCACCAGGGCCCGTCATGCTGCAGAGGCTCTTTTACGCCTTCATTCTGTTTCTCGCCCGGATAGCGTGCCACGCGCTCCTGCGGCTCCGTATCCTGGGGTGCGGTTTCGTCCCCAAAAAAGGGCCGCTCATCGTCGCCGCCACCCACTCCAGCTTCGTTGACCCCGCCGTGGCCGCGGTTGCGGTGACCAGACCCGTAACTTTTATGGCCAAGGCCTTCCTCTTCGAGCCGTTCTTCTTCGGCTGGCTGATCCGCAACCTGGGCGCTTTCCCCCTGAAGACGGATTCGGAGGTGGGGGCGGTCAAGCTTTCCCTGAAGCTTTTACGCGAGAATCGGGCGCTGATGATTTTTCCCGAGGGGACGCGGATCCGCCGGGACGGTCTCGGCCGGCCCCACCCCGGCGTGGGGCTCATCGCCAGCCGAACCGGCGCGCCGGTCCTACCCATTTACATCCAAGGCAG
Proteins encoded in this region:
- a CDS encoding lysophospholipid acyltransferase family protein, translated to MLQRLFYAFILFLARIACHALLRLRILGCGFVPKKGPLIVAATHSSFVDPAVAAVAVTRPVTFMAKAFLFEPFFFGWLIRNLGAFPLKTDSEVGAVKLSLKLLRENRALMIFPEGTRIRRDGLGRPHPGVGLIASRTGAPVLPIYIQGSHDALTDVFKGKPPRVRAYIAPPIIIEPPPGECDKQAWYEAASGRVMREIARMRNWCLREQGLPPEPYGTFVTDDKPDRPPPGEKWSIS